The genomic stretch GGAAGGGCAAGGGCCGAGACGAGGAGCCGGTTGATCCCCTGCGCCCCCTGGCTCCCTCCGATGGCGAGGATCGTCTTGATGGCGGGATCGGGATCGAGGCCGAGGAGCTTCGCCGCCTCGTCGCGGGAGATTCGGGAGAGTTCCGTGCGGACCGGCGTCCCCGTCACCTCGCAGCGGGCCGAGGGAAGGAAGGCCGCGCAGGCGCCGAAGCCGAGGAGGGTCCGATCGGCCCAGGCGGCCATCAGCCGCGTCACCCGTCCGGGGACGGCGTTCGATTCGTGGATCAGCGCGGGGATATTCTGGCGCTTCGCCTCCCAGACCGGGACGGCGCTGGTGAAACCGCCCATCCCGAGGACGACGTCGGGTTCGACCTCGGAGAAGAGCGTCCGGCAAAGGCCGCGCGCCTCCCACAGTTGCGCGGCGAAACGGAAGATCTTCGGCGAAAGGAGGCCGGGCCACCCGATCGCGGGAAGGGCGCGGGAGGGAAGATGATCGCGGCCCGCGAGGGCCGTCCGGTCGATCTCCTTCTTCGAGACCAGGAGGAACGGCTCATGCCCGCGACGGCGCAGCTCCTCCGCGACGGCCACCCCCGGAAAGAGATGCCCGCCCGTCCCGCCGCACGCGATGAGAACCTTGAGCGCCATATGAATTAGATACGAATCGGGCCGCCTTTTTTGCGGCCCGGCAGGACTGTACCCTGGGGTTCTTCCGGATGTACAGCCTGACGATGCAAATTGAATAAAATTCCGATGCTGACGAGCGAGAGCAGCAGGTTCGAGCCGCCGTAGCTGATGAACGGAAGGGGGAAACCCTTGTTGGGAAGAAGCGAGGTGACGACGCCGAGGTTGATCATCGCCTGGAGGCCCATCATCGTCGTGATCCCGGTGCCGAGGAAGAGGCCGCTCGGATCGGGCGCGTGGATCGAGATCCACCCGCTGCAGAGGAAGAGGACGAGGAAGGCCATCACGATGCCGAGGCAGATCCAGAGGCCCAACTCCTCCCCGACGATGGGGAAGATGAAATCGGTCGGCGCCTCGGGGAGGTAATACATCTTCTGGCGGCTGTTCCCGAGGCCGAGGCCGTCGGTGCCGCCCGAGCCGAGGGCGATCAGCGCCTGGAAGTTCTGGTACCCCTTGCCCGCCTTCGATTCCTCGGGATGGAGGAAGGCGAAGAGCCGCGCCCGGCGTTCCGGGATCAGCCAGGCCACGGTCAGGAGGCCGGAGAGGGCGAGGACGGGGATCGGGAGGAGATAACGCTTCGGAGCCCCGGCGACGAAGAGCATCACCGAGAGAACCGCGAAAAGGAGGGCCGATGTCCCGATGTCCTTCGAGACAATCAGGATGCAGACCGAGAAGAAGACGACGGCGACGGGGACGCCCATCCCCTTCCATGAATTGAGGCGGCGCTGGTATTTGGCGAACCACCAGGCCAGGAAAACAATGACGGCGAGCTTGACGAATTCCGAG from Verrucomicrobium sp. GAS474 encodes the following:
- the ftsW gene encoding putative lipid II flippase FtsW, whose protein sequence is MNRSSTAFFHRQAGYLLLVVVLSLIALGVVMLFSISGKQAAEGTGAIYGALRKQMVWVVIGGAACAVVSRIDYHRYVSKGLWVWASSIFLLLLVFVPHVGKKVKGSWRWIEVAGMTFQPSEFVKLAVIVFLAWWFAKYQRRLNSWKGMGVPVAVVFFSVCILIVSKDIGTSALLFAVLSVMLFVAGAPKRYLLPIPVLALSGLLTVAWLIPERRARLFAFLHPEESKAGKGYQNFQALIALGSGGTDGLGLGNSRQKMYYLPEAPTDFIFPIVGEELGLWICLGIVMAFLVLFLCSGWISIHAPDPSGLFLGTGITTMMGLQAMINLGVVTSLLPNKGFPLPFISYGGSNLLLSLVSIGILFNLHRQAVHPEEPQGTVLPGRKKGGPIRI
- a CDS encoding UDP-N-acetylglucosamine--N-acetylmuramyl-(pentapeptide) pyrophosphoryl-undecaprenol N-acetylglucosamine transferase: MALKVLIACGGTGGHLFPGVAVAEELRRRGHEPFLLVSKKEIDRTALAGRDHLPSRALPAIGWPGLLSPKIFRFAAQLWEARGLCRTLFSEVEPDVVLGMGGFTSAVPVWEAKRQNIPALIHESNAVPGRVTRLMAAWADRTLLGFGACAAFLPSARCEVTGTPVRTELSRISRDEAAKLLGLDPDPAIKTILAIGGSQGAQGINRLLVSALALPAWKGALAGWQFIHLTGASDEAATAEAYRAAGAKAVVRAFAAGADMAAAYSLADLAIARSGASSLTELSHYALPSILIPFPAAADDHQTANARIYEAAGAAELRPQSALKIGELAESVRNLLSGSGGTVLEAMKSAAAGLAVPDAAARVANEVESCAKK